Proteins from one Lachnospiraceae bacterium KGMB03038 genomic window:
- a CDS encoding TnpV protein, with protein MAKSLFEELGGKYERQGDYLIPCLTVPAEEEQAIGIWGQRHLDYLKQYRKVTYTNLLTSGRLNAYLADINRQAQERFERLIEGMKQAQGITEQLKAENALEWTGCLNNIRACAREIVEKEIIFA; from the coding sequence ATGGCAAAATCATTATTTGAGGAACTGGGCGGCAAATACGAAAGGCAAGGGGATTATTTGATACCGTGCTTAACTGTACCCGCCGAAGAAGAACAGGCAATAGGCATCTGGGGGCAACGGCATTTAGATTATCTAAAACAGTACCGTAAAGTTACATACACCAATCTTCTTACAAGCGGCAGGCTAAACGCCTACCTTGCCGACATCAACAGACAGGCACAGGAACGCTTTGAAAGGCTCATAGAGGGTATGAAACAGGCACAGGGCATAACGGAACAGCTAAAGGCAGAAAACGCCTTAGAATGGACAGGATGCCTCAATAACATAAGGGCTTGTGCGAGGGAGATTGTGGAAAAGGAAATTATTTTTGCATAA